A stretch of the Microtus pennsylvanicus isolate mMicPen1 chromosome 16, mMicPen1.hap1, whole genome shotgun sequence genome encodes the following:
- the Znf639 gene encoding zinc finger protein 639 yields MNEYPKKRKRKTLHPSRYSDSSGISRITDGVSGIFSDHCYSVCSMRQPDLKYFDNKDDDSDPETSNDLPKFTDGTKARNRNQNYLVPSPVLRILDHTVFPTEKSADVEICDEECDSPESVPQHTQEESPIEVHTSEDVPIAVEVHAISEDYDIETENNSSESLQDQTDEEPPAKLCKILDKSQALNVTAQQKWPLLRANSSGLYKCELCEFNSKYFSDLKQHMILKHKRTDSNVCRVCKESFSTNMLLIEHAKLHEEDPYICKYCDYKTVIFENLSQHIADTHFSDHLYWCEQCDVQFSSSSELYLHFQEHSRDEQYLCQFCEHETGDPEDLHSHVVNEHARRLIELSDKCSGGGHGQCSLLSKITFDKCKNFFVCQVCGFRSRLHTNVNRHVAIEHTKIFPHVCDDCGKGFSSMLEYCKHLNSHLSEGIYLCQYCEYSTGQIEDLKIHLDFKHSADLPHKCSDCLMRFGNERELISHLPIHETT; encoded by the exons ATGAATGAAtatcctaaaaaaagaaaaaggaagactttaCACCCTTCTCGTTATTCAG ATTCTTCTGGAATAAGCAGAATCACAGATGGAGTCAGTGGAATCTTTTCTGATCATTGTTACAGTGTCTGCTCTATGAGACAGCCTGACTTAAAATACTTTGACAACAAAG ATGATGATTCTGATCCTGAGACATCAAATGACTTGCCCAAATTTACAGACGGAACCAAGGCCAGAAACAGGAATCAGAACTACCTTGTTCCCAGCCCCGTGCTTAGAATTCTAGACCACACTGTCTTTCCCACAG AAAAGTCTGCTGATGTGGAAATCTGTGATGAAGAATGTGATTCACCCGAGTCTGTGCCTCAGCACACTCAAGAGGAGAGCCCTATAGAGGTTCACACCTCAGAAGACGTCCCAATTGCTGTAGAAGTTCATGCCATTTCTGAAGATTATGATATAGAAACAGAGAACAATTCCTCCGAGAGCCTCCAAGACCAGACTGATGAAGAACCACCAGCCAAACTCTGTAAAATACTTGACAAGAGCCAAGCTTTGAATGTGACTGCCCAACAGAAGTGGCCTTTACTGCGAGCCAACAGCAGTGGCCTCTACAAGTGTGAACTTTGTGAATTCAACAGTAAGTACTTTTCTGACCTAAAGCAGCATATGATCCTGAAACACAAGCGCACTGACTCGAATGTGTGTCGAGTGTGTAAGGAAAGCTTTTCCACTAATATGCTTCTCATTGAGCACGCCAAACTTCATGAAGAAGACCCCTACATCTGTAAGTACTGTGACTATAAGACAGTGATCTTTGAGAACCTCAGCCAGCACATTGCGGACACCCACTTCAGCGACCACCTTTACTGGTGCGAGCAGTGTGACGTGCAGTTCTCCTCCAGCAGTGAGCTCTACCTGCACTTCCAGGAGCACAGCCGCGATGAACAGTACCTGTGCCAGTTCTGTGAGCACGAGACAGGTGACCCTGAGGACCTGCACAGCCACGTGGTCAATGAGCATGCCCGAAGACTGATAGAGCTGAGTGACAAGTGCAGCGGTGGTGGGCACGGGCAGTGCAGCCTTTTAAGCAAGATCACCTTTGACAAATGCAAGAACTTCTTTGTGTGTCAAGTATGTGGATTTCGTAGCAGACTTCACACAAACGTGAACAGACATGTTGCTATCGAGCATACTAAAATCTTCCCCCACGTTTGTGATGACTGTGGGAAGGGCTTTTCCAGCATGTTAGAATATTGCAAGCATCTAAATTCACATTTATCTGAAGGGATTTATTTATGCCAATATTGTGAATACTCAACAGGACAAATTGAAGATCTTAAAATTCATCTTGACTTCAAGCATTCAGCTGACTTGCCTCATAAATGCAGTGACTGCCTGATGAGGTTTGGGAATGAAAGGGAATTAATCAGTCACCTTCCAATCCATGAGACTACCTGA